Proteins encoded by one window of Candidatus Megaera polyxenophila:
- a CDS encoding transposase, whose product MSKKAKQYSATEKTKIVIEAIKAEMTIAQISSKYGVHATQIQAWKKRGIENLVSGFQVKPATKDPDNQDLIKQLYEQIGQLSVERDWLKKKSTLFGLGN is encoded by the coding sequence ATGTCTAAAAAAGCGAAGCAATATAGTGCGACGGAAAAAACAAAAATTGTTATAGAAGCAATAAAAGCTGAAATGACAATAGCACAAATAAGCAGTAAGTACGGGGTTCATGCAACTCAAATACAAGCATGGAAAAAAAGAGGTATAGAAAATTTAGTTAGTGGTTTTCAAGTTAAGCCGGCAACAAAAGATCCAGACAATCAAGATTTGATAAAACAATTATATGAACAAATAGGACAGTTAAGCGTTGAGCGTGACTGGCTGAAAAAAAAATCTACATTGTTTGGACTTGGAAACTAG
- a CDS encoding ankyrin repeat domain protein → MSKYGFSIDSQYYSMLGKDAVLPLHEASKQGNNYIIRILVSENINYLDLADKNGLTPLHYAALFSKKKSYHLLLELGAKSDVIDSFGRTPKQIFEKNESLELIGDSDSCWDSCIIF, encoded by the coding sequence ATGTCTAAATACGGATTTAGTATTGATAGCCAGTATTATTCTATGTTAGGAAAAGATGCTGTATTGCCTTTACATGAAGCATCTAAACAAGGAAATAATTACATAATTAGAATATTAGTATCTGAAAATATAAATTACTTAGATTTAGCAGATAAAAATGGATTAACGCCACTGCATTATGCCGCTTTATTTTCAAAGAAAAAATCATATCACCTTTTATTGGAATTAGGAGCTAAGTCTGATGTTATAGATAGTTTTGGGAGAACACCTAAACAAATTTTTGAAAAAAACGAATCGCTAGAATTAATAGGTGATTCAGATAGTTGTTGGGATAGTTGTATAATTTTTTAG
- a CDS encoding transposase translates to MRKSNIIDYKNPTQNLVTDVLSEFLRESAQKMLQLAIEEEVQNFISSYQDKLLTNGSKQVVRNGYLPERNIQTGIGEVAVKVPRVRDRGKEDIKFSSNLIPQYMRRTVTIDVLLPLLYLKGISTTDFADSFEPILGSKPKNLSPNVISRLKSEWYDQYLLWQRRDLTKKKYVYFWVDGIYLQARMESEKNCILVIIGVDEYGKKELVAIDDGFRESKESWQGLLLDIKSRGLIHSPALAVGDGALGFWGALTEEYPTTVHQRCWVHKTSNILNKLPKSQQAKAKQMIHNIYMASSREEAESSWKKFILAYSAKYPKATECLLKNEKELLAFYDFPGEHWIHLRTTNPIESTFATVKHRTRKSRNCFSRNTIIAATYKLFLEAEKRWKPLRGKNRIAQVINMEKFIDGIHVSEISNDNLNEKKYVA, encoded by the coding sequence ATGAGAAAGAGTAATATAATTGATTATAAAAATCCAACACAAAATTTAGTAACAGATGTATTAAGTGAGTTTTTAAGGGAGTCAGCTCAAAAAATGTTGCAACTAGCTATAGAGGAAGAGGTACAAAATTTTATATCATCCTACCAAGATAAGTTACTTACTAATGGGAGTAAACAAGTCGTCCGCAATGGCTACTTACCTGAGCGCAACATACAAACCGGTATAGGAGAGGTAGCAGTAAAAGTACCACGGGTAAGAGATAGAGGTAAAGAGGATATAAAATTCTCTTCTAATCTGATTCCGCAATACATGAGGCGTACGGTTACTATAGATGTTCTATTACCGCTACTTTATTTAAAGGGAATATCTACTACAGATTTTGCTGATAGCTTTGAACCTATATTGGGTAGCAAGCCAAAGAACTTATCACCTAATGTAATATCCAGGCTAAAATCTGAGTGGTATGATCAATATTTGTTATGGCAAAGACGAGATTTAACAAAGAAGAAATATGTCTACTTCTGGGTTGATGGTATTTATTTACAGGCAAGAATGGAATCGGAGAAGAACTGTATTTTGGTAATAATTGGTGTTGATGAATACGGAAAAAAGGAATTGGTCGCTATAGATGATGGTTTTAGAGAAAGCAAGGAAAGCTGGCAAGGATTATTACTCGACATAAAAAGCAGAGGTCTGATACACTCTCCTGCCTTAGCTGTTGGAGATGGAGCACTTGGTTTTTGGGGAGCTCTGACAGAAGAATATCCTACTACGGTACATCAGCGCTGTTGGGTACATAAGACTTCTAATATTTTGAATAAGTTACCAAAATCTCAGCAAGCTAAAGCCAAGCAAATGATACATAATATTTATATGGCTAGTTCTAGAGAAGAAGCTGAATCCAGTTGGAAAAAATTTATCTTGGCTTATTCTGCTAAATATCCTAAGGCTACAGAATGCTTATTGAAAAATGAAAAAGAGTTATTAGCTTTTTACGATTTTCCAGGGGAGCACTGGATACATTTGCGGACAACTAATCCTATTGAATCTACCTTTGCTACGGTTAAGCATAGAACTAGAAAATCTAGGAATTGTTTTTCGAGAAATACTATTATTGCTGCTACCTATAAATTATTCCTTGAAGCAGAAAAAAGGTGGAAACCTTTACGAGGTAAAAACCGCATTGCCCAAGTTATTAATATGGAAAAATTTATAGATGGAATTCATGTAAGTGAAATTAGTAACGATAACTTAAATGAGAAAAAATATGTTGCCTAA
- a CDS encoding membrane protein produces the protein MDDKIYTTICVLFAVLIVMGNMIYQKFVVLPILPFHTFELSVGAITYPLTFLLTDLIAEFYGKNKANFCVKLALTMNVMVAILIAIMDSLTATEWSKIDDIIFHKVFGLYSVAFIGSIIACYTAQLIDINIYLWIRKITKSRYLWLRNNGSTAISLLVDTTIVISFMCLFGALPIDKMSTLIINSYSYKLFFAICSTPLFYAIVSLIKHIKNYNY, from the coding sequence ATGGATGATAAAATTTATACAACAATATGCGTATTATTTGCGGTACTTATTGTTATGGGTAATATGATATATCAAAAATTTGTTGTTTTACCAATATTACCTTTTCATACTTTTGAACTGTCAGTGGGAGCCATAACATACCCTCTAACTTTTTTACTGACAGATTTAATAGCTGAGTTTTATGGTAAAAATAAAGCTAACTTTTGTGTCAAGCTTGCATTAACAATGAATGTAATGGTAGCGATATTAATAGCAATCATGGATTCACTCACTGCGACTGAGTGGTCCAAAATTGACGATATAATTTTTCATAAAGTATTTGGATTATATAGTGTAGCATTTATTGGATCCATTATCGCATGCTATACTGCTCAGCTAATTGATATTAATATTTATTTATGGATACGTAAAATAACCAAAAGTAGATATTTATGGTTAAGAAATAACGGTAGTACTGCAATCTCATTATTAGTAGATACAACCATTGTGATTAGCTTTATGTGCCTTTTTGGTGCACTACCAATCGATAAAATGAGTACACTTATAATTAATAGCTATTCATACAAACTATTCTTTGCAATATGTAGTACTCCATTATTTTATGCAATTGTTAGTTTAATAAAACACATAAAAAATTATAATTATTAG
- a CDS encoding MATE family efflux transporter, translating to MKKDENIVYSNKKTNISALWRIAYPLMLATLSGNLMLFVDKVLISRFDALAMAAVAAIGMIFTVFQVGTASIVSIAEVFVGRFNGSQEYHKTGPVVWQMIWFSLFTMVVFFPIGMFCGKLFLPLEYHVFGVPYFKSIMLFGPVFTLIAALSSFYIGLGKVKLVTFSTILANFINIILDVILIFGVEPYVSPMGTLGAAIATGISISLQALLLFIFFLQKKYRIFNQTAQFQFSFDLFIKCLKIGIPNSLGYFAEMTAWAILLQLMAYHSHEHIIVLASGQAIFLLLTFTTDGLQKSIIALTSNIIGSRSLELLPKLIKSAIKLHFILVVCFAIPAVFFPEQIIEFFISDNEDSINKEILLRYANITCLLVLFYFVFDGLVWIFAGILIAFEDTKFVMIMNSLSVWLLAILPIYVAVDLLNYDANIIWECMIVYAFINALGFYLRYRNSFINAKIVPNLVK from the coding sequence ATGAAAAAAGATGAAAATATAGTATATAGTAATAAAAAAACCAACATTTCTGCATTATGGAGAATAGCTTACCCATTGATGCTAGCCACGTTATCTGGAAATTTGATGTTGTTCGTAGATAAAGTATTAATATCAAGATTTGATGCATTAGCTATGGCAGCAGTTGCTGCCATAGGTATGATATTTACAGTTTTTCAAGTAGGTACAGCATCCATTGTTTCAATTGCTGAGGTTTTTGTAGGAAGATTTAATGGTTCACAAGAATACCACAAAACAGGGCCCGTAGTTTGGCAAATGATATGGTTTTCTTTATTTACTATGGTAGTTTTTTTTCCAATAGGTATGTTTTGTGGCAAGTTATTTCTTCCTCTAGAATATCATGTTTTTGGTGTTCCATATTTCAAATCTATAATGCTTTTTGGTCCTGTCTTTACACTAATTGCTGCATTATCTTCATTTTATATAGGACTAGGAAAAGTAAAACTAGTTACTTTCTCTACAATTTTAGCGAATTTTATAAATATTATTTTAGACGTAATATTAATTTTTGGTGTTGAACCATATGTTTCTCCCATGGGAACTTTGGGAGCAGCAATTGCTACAGGTATATCTATATCATTACAAGCTTTGCTCTTATTTATATTTTTTTTACAAAAGAAATATAGAATATTTAACCAAACTGCTCAGTTCCAATTTTCTTTTGATCTCTTCATAAAATGCTTAAAAATAGGTATTCCTAACTCTTTAGGTTATTTTGCAGAAATGACAGCTTGGGCTATTTTATTACAATTAATGGCTTATCACAGTCATGAACACATTATAGTTTTAGCATCAGGACAGGCAATTTTTCTTTTACTAACTTTTACCACTGATGGTTTACAAAAATCTATTATAGCTCTTACTTCTAATATCATAGGTAGTAGAAGTCTTGAATTATTACCCAAATTAATAAAATCTGCAATTAAGCTACATTTTATATTAGTAGTATGTTTCGCTATCCCAGCTGTTTTTTTTCCTGAACAAATTATCGAGTTTTTTATAAGTGATAACGAAGATTCTATAAATAAAGAAATACTACTTAGGTATGCTAACATAACCTGTTTATTAGTATTATTTTACTTTGTATTTGATGGTTTAGTATGGATTTTTGCTGGTATCCTAATAGCATTTGAGGATACCAAATTCGTAATGATAATGAATTCTCTTTCTGTTTGGTTGTTGGCAATATTACCTATTTATGTAGCTGTGGATCTACTGAACTACGATGCAAATATTATATGGGAGTGTATGATAGTTTATGCGTTTATAAATGCTTTGGGTTTTTATCTAAGGTATAGAAACTCATTTATTAATGCAAAGATAGTACCAAATTTGGTTAAGTAA
- a CDS encoding integrase — protein MIDNNCRNLSIARQCDLLLINKSTYYYKAKGITTRDLEIMKVIDEIYTEHPYFGARRMSRHLVPFGIVIGRKAVSRYYGIMAIEAIYPKMNLSKRNQAHKVYPYLLKGVEITKTNQVWSTDITYIRMAQGFVYLVAIIDWFSRYILSWKVSISLESDFCIDALEEALEKHGQPEVFNTDQGSQFTSKNFIHELVKREIKISMDGKGRALDNVFIERFWRSLKQEKIYLIILNTVKEVKNAITDYITFYNSKRMHQSLEYLTPEQVYLTKIIG, from the coding sequence ATGATTGATAATAATTGTAGAAATCTAAGCATTGCTAGGCAATGCGATCTACTTTTAATTAATAAATCTACTTATTATTACAAGGCAAAAGGAATAACTACAAGAGACTTAGAAATAATGAAAGTAATTGATGAAATCTACACAGAGCATCCGTATTTCGGGGCCAGAAGAATGTCCAGGCATCTTGTACCGTTTGGAATTGTTATCGGTCGCAAAGCGGTAAGTCGTTATTACGGAATAATGGCAATAGAAGCCATTTATCCTAAAATGAATTTAAGCAAGCGCAACCAAGCTCATAAGGTATATCCTTATCTTTTAAAAGGCGTTGAAATTACTAAGACAAATCAGGTATGGAGCACCGATATAACTTATATTAGAATGGCACAAGGATTTGTATATCTAGTAGCCATTATTGATTGGTTTAGCCGTTATATTCTGAGCTGGAAGGTTTCAATTAGCTTAGAAAGTGATTTTTGCATCGACGCACTAGAAGAAGCCCTAGAAAAGCACGGTCAACCTGAGGTTTTTAATACCGATCAAGGTTCTCAATTTACGTCAAAAAATTTCATCCACGAACTTGTTAAACGTGAAATCAAGATTAGCATGGACGGTAAAGGTAGGGCTTTAGATAATGTATTTATTGAAAGATTTTGGCGTTCATTAAAACAAGAAAAAATATATTTGATAATTTTAAATACTGTCAAGGAGGTAAAAAATGCTATAACAGATTACATAACTTTTTATAATAGTAAAAGGATGCACCAATCCTTGGAATATTTAACTCCAGAACAGGTGTATTTAACAAAAATTATTGGCTAA
- a CDS encoding transporter of mitochondrial carrier family protein yields the protein MNKDYYNNKTFWNFFTGSVAGIGDVVSTHPIWNIKTLIQTGHNFNDISKMVVKNPSLLYNGVITNISTTLPITTVRVGFSYVFEEIANSYLPNNNNQYINFFSSFSAGSISSFLSSPIELIRTTKLRNEIYKIKDISTNLHNGANAYNITKSMIMEGGITSIFKGVQTVSIRDGLYTAGFITGARYLKSLFSDCTEYPVVNNTSAYITAGFLTSLINHPFDTIKTNQHLLCADSFLLNSPVKSSFLAVCKKIVVEKGCYGFYAGFPMRLLDYCITFIVKASIIEGMENHYNSYFANNDELKKDLLGNHPNDDDSF from the coding sequence ATGAATAAAGATTATTATAATAATAAAACTTTTTGGAATTTTTTTACTGGTTCAGTTGCGGGTATTGGTGATGTAGTATCTACTCATCCAATTTGGAACATAAAAACCCTTATACAAACTGGTCATAATTTTAATGATATTAGCAAAATGGTAGTAAAAAACCCATCATTGTTATATAATGGGGTGATTACTAATATATCTACAACACTACCTATAACTACCGTAAGAGTGGGTTTTAGTTATGTATTTGAAGAAATAGCAAATAGTTATTTACCAAATAATAATAATCAATATATTAACTTTTTTTCCTCTTTTTCTGCTGGTAGTATTAGTTCGTTTTTAAGTAGTCCTATAGAATTAATAAGAACTACCAAGTTAAGGAATGAAATATATAAAATAAAAGACATTAGTACTAATTTGCATAATGGAGCAAATGCTTATAATATAACTAAATCTATGATTATGGAAGGTGGTATTACATCTATTTTTAAAGGTGTCCAAACTGTATCTATACGTGATGGTTTATATACAGCTGGATTTATTACAGGAGCACGCTACTTAAAATCTCTTTTTAGCGATTGTACTGAGTATCCTGTTGTAAACAATACAAGTGCATATATTACAGCTGGTTTTTTGACTTCTTTGATTAATCACCCCTTTGATACGATAAAAACAAATCAACATCTTTTGTGTGCAGACTCTTTTCTTCTTAATTCTCCTGTAAAGTCTAGTTTTTTAGCAGTATGTAAAAAAATTGTAGTAGAAAAAGGTTGTTATGGATTTTATGCTGGATTTCCAATGAGACTTTTAGACTATTGTATTACTTTTATAGTAAAAGCAAGTATTATAGAGGGAATGGAAAATCACTATAATTCATATTTTGCTAATAATGATGAATTAAAAAAAGATTTATTAGGTAATCATCCTAATGACGATGATAGTTTTTAG
- a CDS encoding transposase has product MTHRYLDATNDVAFKKLFSNKDRLINLLNSILKLSEGNRIKELDYIPQEQMPLFLDGKRSIFDLKVKDEAGRWYIIEMQRKMERDYINRVQFYGSYSYVNQIEQGVRHKDLLPVVVISIIGQKVFDDELPCINYHCLKETNTNKQYLFSLMYVFVELGKFDSNKIENDIDQWLHLLKCAHNEQEPPKAIKNSSVLSAYEDLEQYRWNASEHDAYIRAKLAMEAEEIKVEEYLEKITKLEEKVEQAELKGKTQEKLEIAQKMLAKGKNAEEVAELTGLSLEKVNSLRVRPF; this is encoded by the coding sequence ATGACTCACAGATATTTAGACGCAACGAACGATGTAGCCTTTAAAAAGCTCTTTAGTAATAAAGACCGCTTAATAAACCTGCTTAATTCCATTCTTAAGCTCTCGGAGGGGAATAGAATAAAAGAACTGGACTATATACCACAAGAGCAGATGCCTTTATTCCTAGACGGCAAGAGGAGTATATTTGACCTTAAGGTAAAAGATGAAGCTGGGCGTTGGTATATTATTGAGATGCAACGTAAAATGGAAAGGGACTATATTAACCGAGTTCAATTCTACGGCAGTTATTCATACGTGAACCAGATAGAACAGGGAGTAAGACATAAAGACCTATTGCCCGTGGTGGTTATTTCTATTATAGGTCAGAAGGTATTTGACGATGAATTGCCGTGTATTAATTACCATTGCCTAAAAGAAACGAACACCAATAAGCAATACCTCTTTTCCTTGATGTATGTTTTTGTAGAGCTAGGCAAGTTTGATAGCAACAAGATAGAAAACGATATAGACCAATGGTTACATTTATTAAAATGTGCTCATAATGAACAAGAGCCGCCTAAGGCAATAAAAAATAGCAGCGTATTATCTGCATATGAGGATTTAGAGCAATACAGGTGGAATGCTAGCGAACATGATGCTTATATTAGGGCTAAACTAGCTATGGAGGCAGAAGAAATTAAGGTTGAGGAGTATTTAGAGAAAATAACTAAACTTGAAGAAAAAGTAGAGCAAGCGGAGTTAAAAGGTAAAACTCAAGAAAAATTAGAAATAGCCCAAAAAATGCTAGCTAAAGGTAAAAACGCAGAAGAAGTAGCCGAGTTAACTGGTCTTAGCCTAGAGAAAGTAAACAGCTTGAGAGTAAGGCCTTTTTAA
- a CDS encoding N-acyl-phosphatidylethanolamine-hydrolyzing phospholipase D, with protein sequence MYYLKSSVKLEPTIWGWYAWAQFLSPTTASLNLVNRCLKLMESFVSTPEIHSLAASNPALSGGAFVNLNKSQVPIIQALIISIRNNCKSLIELAEAINSYSNLLKTMADGHSLENLYFLIPDQLKGMIELVYDMDNNPSIRFIEPLLYENYYDNSGQGFILSETTKDYRPFCLSTPRLPSDEELFLKLPFNDNKIDELAKLRIYPKPWTEINSIFNLDKEKEKKLKNLFTFSKPLLDPDRNFNGKGIRVRYFGHACVLLETSNTKILIDPAISYDYQTSIKRFTFNDLPDHIDYVLFTHAHDDHVVFETLFQIRYKVKNFVCPRNNTGFLADPAIKLALNKIGFNSVITLEEFESLQLLDGIITAVPFLGEHCDLNIHSKVAYFIKLKNNSFLFAADSNNLDSNLYKNIFKKLGKLDVFFIGMECVGAPLTWQYGPLLTSKIENSQDQSRRLSGSDFKKALEIVELSKAQQVYVYAMGQEPWLNYIMALDYSDSSYQITESDKLIKACIEKGIISERLYIKKEWVIENGRILN encoded by the coding sequence ATGTATTACCTAAAAAGTTCTGTAAAGCTTGAACCAACAATCTGGGGATGGTATGCTTGGGCACAATTTCTATCTCCTACTACGGCTTCACTAAATTTAGTAAACAGGTGTTTAAAGCTTATGGAGTCTTTTGTGAGTACACCAGAGATTCATTCATTAGCTGCCTCTAATCCAGCATTATCGGGAGGAGCATTTGTTAATTTAAACAAATCACAAGTACCTATAATTCAAGCTCTCATTATTTCTATTAGAAATAACTGTAAATCCCTTATCGAACTTGCAGAAGCTATTAATTCATATAGTAATCTTTTAAAGACTATGGCTGATGGGCATTCGTTAGAAAATTTGTATTTTCTTATTCCTGATCAATTAAAAGGTATGATTGAGTTAGTGTATGATATGGATAATAACCCATCAATCCGTTTTATAGAACCGTTATTATATGAAAATTACTATGATAATTCTGGGCAAGGATTTATTTTATCTGAAACAACAAAAGATTATAGACCTTTTTGCTTAAGTACTCCACGTTTACCTTCTGATGAAGAACTGTTTTTGAAGTTACCTTTTAATGATAATAAGATCGATGAGTTAGCTAAGTTACGAATTTATCCTAAACCTTGGACTGAAATAAACTCTATTTTTAATCTTGATAAAGAAAAAGAAAAAAAGTTAAAGAATTTGTTTACTTTCAGTAAACCACTTCTAGATCCTGATAGAAATTTTAATGGAAAGGGTATAAGAGTAAGGTATTTTGGACATGCCTGTGTTCTACTAGAAACTAGTAATACTAAGATACTGATTGATCCAGCTATCAGTTATGACTACCAGACTTCAATAAAAAGATTTACTTTTAATGATCTTCCTGATCATATAGATTATGTACTTTTTACTCATGCTCATGATGATCACGTGGTATTTGAAACATTATTTCAGATACGTTATAAAGTTAAAAACTTTGTTTGTCCTCGCAATAATACGGGTTTTTTGGCAGATCCAGCTATTAAGTTAGCTTTAAATAAAATAGGCTTTAATTCTGTGATTACATTAGAAGAATTTGAATCTTTACAATTATTAGACGGCATTATTACAGCTGTTCCTTTTCTTGGTGAACATTGTGATTTAAACATTCATTCAAAAGTTGCTTATTTTATTAAACTTAAAAATAACTCGTTTTTATTTGCAGCTGATTCTAATAATTTGGATAGTAATCTATATAAAAATATCTTCAAAAAATTAGGAAAATTAGATGTGTTTTTTATAGGTATGGAATGTGTAGGAGCACCTCTAACATGGCAGTATGGACCATTATTAACTTCTAAAATTGAAAATAGCCAAGATCAATCCAGAAGATTATCAGGATCAGATTTTAAAAAAGCTTTGGAAATTGTAGAATTATCGAAAGCCCAACAAGTCTATGTCTATGCTATGGGTCAAGAACCATGGTTAAATTATATTATGGCACTAGATTACTCTGATAGCTCATATCAAATTACTGAATCTGATAAATTAATAAAAGCCTGTATAGAAAAAGGTATAATTTCTGAGAGGCTTTATATAAAAAAAGAATGGGTAATAGAGAATGGGAGAATACTTAATTAG
- a CDS encoding oleoyl-ACP hydrolase, which produces MGEYLISLGKISNNKKQVVFFPHSGGSVYSFIPFVKILDSCATFYGIELPGRGNRINESFQEDFLQLIKELSLPLRKLEGEVIFIGHSIGALIAFECIRYLDQHFNFKVNSLIVSGQSAPQFVFNTLLVDWDADNTTLIRNLIDLGGISAEILQYPELVDLIIPIIKADCKLLDSYSYVPGTIRSNILCVIANNDPIVSTKNAKKWQECTSNKFSFSKITGDHFSIINDQNVINQVATLLIDTKIL; this is translated from the coding sequence ATGGGAGAATACTTAATTAGCCTTGGGAAAATAAGTAATAATAAAAAACAAGTGGTTTTTTTTCCTCATTCTGGAGGTTCTGTTTATAGTTTTATTCCTTTTGTAAAGATATTAGATAGCTGTGCTACATTTTATGGAATTGAGTTGCCAGGTAGAGGAAATCGTATTAATGAATCATTTCAAGAGGATTTTTTACAATTGATCAAAGAACTTTCTTTACCATTACGAAAATTAGAAGGGGAAGTGATTTTTATAGGACATAGTATAGGAGCATTAATTGCTTTTGAATGTATAAGATACTTAGATCAACATTTTAATTTTAAGGTAAATTCATTAATTGTATCAGGACAATCAGCTCCTCAATTTGTTTTTAATACACTTTTAGTGGATTGGGATGCAGATAATACAACTTTAATAAGAAATCTAATAGACTTAGGAGGGATCTCTGCTGAAATATTACAGTATCCAGAGTTAGTAGATTTGATTATACCAATAATAAAGGCAGATTGTAAATTACTAGATAGTTATTCGTATGTTCCTGGAACGATACGTAGTAATATTTTATGTGTTATAGCTAATAATGATCCTATAGTTTCAACAAAAAATGCTAAAAAATGGCAAGAATGTACTAGTAATAAGTTTTCTTTTAGCAAAATTACAGGAGACCATTTTTCTATAATTAACGACCAAAATGTAATAAATCAAGTAGCTACATTGCTAATTGATACAAAAATTCTTTAG
- a CDS encoding aminobenzoate oxygenase: MINIQQNDLIYSSKQRQWDKYASVRSKPRRFIIEDSEEYYFPVSRQPLCVHPLIVKLGDKAIRFILIQSVYKFMHEIAMLETEMVNSAACKLANNRLPYKFSEDICHDAITVIIDEAYHAFVAMDFMRQVEVKTKISPISMPNESPNTNAIKLVNKYLPSYLHDSFELIAVCISEHTLTKELINIGREGTELKSFSNVMVDHVQDEGRHASIFNQVLKIFWHNIDKKDKELIGSLLPMFIKEYLGTEQQIKFDQEILRTLGLDQEVIDTIISETHIQYEANNLQDANPIIKNVIKLLEETGVLNSENIRTSFSQARLL; the protein is encoded by the coding sequence ATGATCAATATACAGCAAAATGACTTAATATATTCTTCCAAGCAACGTCAATGGGATAAATATGCCTCTGTACGTTCTAAACCAAGAAGATTTATAATTGAAGATTCAGAAGAGTATTATTTTCCTGTGTCTAGGCAACCTTTGTGTGTACATCCATTGATAGTAAAACTAGGGGATAAAGCCATCAGATTTATACTGATTCAATCGGTCTACAAATTCATGCATGAAATTGCAATGCTTGAAACAGAAATGGTAAACTCTGCAGCATGTAAGTTGGCTAATAATAGGTTACCGTATAAATTTTCAGAAGATATATGTCACGATGCTATTACCGTGATCATAGATGAAGCTTATCATGCTTTTGTTGCAATGGATTTTATGAGACAAGTAGAAGTTAAGACTAAAATATCTCCTATTTCTATGCCGAATGAAAGTCCTAATACTAATGCCATTAAGTTAGTCAATAAGTATCTACCAAGTTATTTACATGATAGTTTTGAATTAATTGCTGTGTGTATCAGTGAGCATACTTTAACAAAAGAATTAATCAATATCGGTAGAGAAGGAACGGAGTTAAAAAGTTTTTCAAATGTAATGGTAGATCATGTACAAGATGAAGGTAGGCATGCTTCAATATTTAATCAGGTATTAAAAATATTTTGGCATAATATTGATAAAAAAGACAAAGAACTTATAGGAAGTCTACTACCTATGTTTATCAAAGAATATTTAGGTACTGAACAGCAAATTAAATTTGATCAAGAAATATTAAGAACTTTAGGTTTAGATCAAGAGGTAATAGATACTATAATTTCCGAAACCCATATTCAATATGAAGCAAATAATTTACAAGATGCAAATCCTATTATAAAAAACGTAATAAAATTACTTGAGGAAACAGGTGTGCTTAATAGTGAAAACATAAGAACAAGTTTTTCTCAAGCAAGGTTATTATAA
- a CDS encoding phosphopantetheine-protein transferase, translating to MSHSCNMVSYMIALNYKVGIDIELHDKNLNIEDFAGLVLTPEEYKYLSSLKSRDKLRLFYILWTKKEALVKAIGQGLSYPLNTIEVMRLLSGKGVLLNDKNNELRQQWYCYELEVPENYSGAIGIESKIDEIVYLEMNNQQNNF from the coding sequence ATGTCTCATTCCTGTAATATGGTCAGTTATATGATAGCTTTAAACTATAAGGTGGGTATCGACATAGAATTACATGATAAAAATCTAAACATTGAGGACTTTGCTGGTTTGGTACTAACTCCAGAGGAGTACAAATATTTATCCAGTCTTAAATCTCGAGATAAACTTAGGCTTTTTTATATTCTCTGGACTAAAAAGGAAGCTTTAGTAAAGGCCATTGGTCAAGGATTATCTTATCCCCTTAATACCATCGAAGTTATGAGATTATTATCTGGTAAAGGCGTTCTGCTCAATGATAAAAATAATGAATTAAGGCAACAATGGTATTGCTATGAATTAGAAGTCCCCGAAAATTACTCTGGAGCTATTGGAATAGAGAGTAAAATAGATGAAATAGTCTATCTAGAAATGAACAATCAACAAAATAATTTTTGA